From the genome of Miscanthus floridulus cultivar M001 chromosome 10, ASM1932011v1, whole genome shotgun sequence, one region includes:
- the LOC136489722 gene encoding uncharacterized protein has product METGREAGRDVGRHWAWWGGALVGRRARWAAERGRWGARLLGAQRRAARQRARSSGVRAGGGGGAGRPGCTRGGGRAGCRSGRSGARRRGARRRWWRRGAAGVRARRSGAWGGRARGSRCAQQRARGDGCAAAGCAAAVVDARGPAASGHVGREMPCYAKKMREI; this is encoded by the exons ATGGAGACGGGAAGGGAGGCAGGGCGTGACGTCGGCCGCCACTGGGCGTGGTGGGGCGGCGCGCTGGTGGGGCGGCGGGCGCGCTGGGCGGCCGAGCGTGGGCGGTGGGGCGCGCGGTTGCTAGGCGCACAGCGGCGAGCGGCGCGGCAGCGGGCGCGCAGCAGCGGGGTGCGCGCCGGCGGTGGTGGGGGCGCGGGGCGACCGGGGTGCACGCGCGGCGGTGGGCGCGCGGGCTGCCGCTCGGGGCGgtcgggcgcgcggcggcggggtgcgcggcggcggtggtggaggcgcggggcgGCCGGGGTGCGTGCGCGGCGGTCGGGGGCGTGGGGCGGCCGGGCACGGGGTAGCCGGTGCGCGCAGCAGCGGGCGCGCGGCGACGGGTGCGCGGCGGCGgggtgcgcggcggcggtggtggacgcgCGGGGGCCGGCCGCGAGCGGGCACGTGGGGAGGGAGATG ccatgttacgcgaagaagatgcgcgaaatttga
- the LOC136489721 gene encoding uncharacterized protein → MAEPSNADIAKMMSELTKSMATMQQQILALQQAQPPPSTSQSGTRGFGFGEHTGDRPPRFQKLDFPKFDGKSDPLAFINRCESYFVQQRIAAEEQVWMASYNLEGSAQMWYIQVQQSEGTPS, encoded by the coding sequence ATGGCTGAACCATCCAACGCCGACATCGCCAAGATGATGAGTGAACTCACCAAGAGCATGGCGACCATGCAGCAGCAGATTCTCGCGCTGCAGCAGGCTCAGCCACCTCCATCGACCTCCCAATCGGGAACCCGAGGTTTTGGTTTCGGCGAGCACACGGGTGACCGGCCGCCCCGGTTCCAGAAGTTGGATTTCCCCAAGTTCGACGGCAAATCCGACCCGCTGGCCTTCATCAACCGGTGCGAGTCCTACTTCGTTCAACAGCGCATCGCCGCCGAGGAGCAGGTCTGGATGGCCTCCTACAACCTCGAAGGCAGTGCGCAGATGTGGTACATTCAAGTGCAGCAGTCCGAGGGCACTCCATCATAG